The genomic region AAGGTATAATCATGGACGTAAAAGATGTAATGAACACTGAAGTTGTTACCTGCTCACCGGACACCTCAATAAGGGAAGTAGCACAACTCCTTAAGAAGGAAAAGATCAGTGGTCTTCCGGTAGTGGACGACGGCAAAGTAGTTGGCATTGTTTCAGAAGGAGACATTCTCGCACTGCTTGAGGTTCCGGAACATGGAGGTCTCTGGCTTCCAAGTCCTTTTGAGGTTATCGAAGTTCCAATCAGAGAGTTGCTCAACTGGGAAGAGACAAAAGACATGCTTGAGGATTTTGGTTCAAAACCTATCAGGGAAATAATGACCAAGAGTGTTTATGCAGTAGGTCCTGACACATACATCGAAGATGCTTCCACAATCCTTAGCAAGCACAAGATAAACCGCCTTCCAGTAGTGGACGGGGACGGCACGCTTGTGGGTATTGTAACACGTGGTGACATCATCGCTGGTCTTGGTCAATTGTGAGTTCAGCCAAATTCTAACTATAACCATCACAAAATCAAATCAAAATCATATTCAAGCAGAATAGAAGGCATATCATGAAATTCATTGAAGGCGGTATCTGTGCTGTAAAAGGCGTGCGTGCCGGTGGAATCAAACCCGGTAAGATGGGACTGGCAATCATTCAGGCAGAAGGAAACGCTGCCGGAGTTTACACCAGGAACAAGGTCATTGCAGCTCCTCTGGTAGTAACAAGGGAACATATCTCAAAGACCGGCAGACTCTCAGGTGTAGTCGTGAACAGCGGCAACGCCAATGCTTTCACAGGTGTTCAGGGTCTTGCTGATGCAAGAATCATGGCCTCCTCTCTCGCATCAAAACTCGATGTCAGCGAGGAGCTTATCGGTGTGGCTTCCACAGGTGTTGTAGGTCGAAAACTTG from Methanolobus tindarius DSM 2278 harbors:
- a CDS encoding CBS domain-containing protein; amino-acid sequence: MDVKDVMNTEVVTCSPDTSIREVAQLLKKEKISGLPVVDDGKVVGIVSEGDILALLEVPEHGGLWLPSPFEVIEVPIRELLNWEETKDMLEDFGSKPIREIMTKSVYAVGPDTYIEDASTILSKHKINRLPVVDGDGTLVGIVTRGDIIAGLGQL